The DNA sequence CAAAGTTACCAAGTCCAGATAAtacgtgacactcaggcggctCTAGACAATGAGATAACGCATTATCGAAAtgtgcggaagaagtataagcgcgcctttgccgttacccatgctgtgtctgtggcatccggcatcgctgcaggggcgctttccagtgCCGGGCTgggagtctctttgagtgggataggggttctgatcggcgcgccgctggcaggggtcgctgggctggtcggtgccgtgggcgcgggcgcgggggtggtctctaggggtcttacgagaaaggtggctaaacacgaagacacgatggttttagcggagagtaagaaaaactcgatcagcgagctggtctctaaggctctgcaagacgggcgtatctcagacgataagtttcggctaatacttcgggAACTAGAGAGATACAACgagctcaaggccgctatcagagctcgacatgGCCTCGCACCGCGCGATGAAAAAAgcgggaaagggccctccACGAAGGCACGCGAAAAGGCGAAAAAGAGAGTGCgaaaaattcgcgaggagttagggagcgaggtgttcgagtagaactcaggtttaaacgccacgccagcggctttgaatttacggccgaaaaacggttattccgcaccccgtaggttggcggccctcctcgttttcgcccccccccccccccccccgacgcCATCGCTATTTGtcccaaaaagtcgtgtacgcgaaacgcgcccggcctacaccctaattattcatgtacgcgaaACGCGCCGGCCTAcagccctaattaattatttatgcacgcgaaacacctgcagcCCCCAGGGGGGTTTCACTCAACTACCCTGTCCCCCCCTTAGTGGGAGGTTTAGGGATGGCCTTGTCTGTCGGCGTTTTTGTTGCGACAATCGTTTGGGTCTTGGTTTTGTTGTGGTGCAGCTTGTGGATAAGTGGAACTCTGgggctcagcttagggaaagggaaggccagtgggcttatcggcttaagtctatctacccgcggggtcttaatagtgatgactttttttgtagtaggaaccaaCGTAGAGATGtagacagtttgggctttttgattctattcgtATGATTTTTGCGGGTGTTGCAAATTCTTGGGTTtcagtcacgtgacttttggcGTGTGAACTTACTTCCGGTGATGAAGTGGTGGTCAAAAACAGCAACGCGCGAACATGGCAGCTGTAGGCGAAAACCGGCTTTCTCTCATATTTTCCAATTATTTTTGCTCTTTAAGTCTAAATACTCGATGGCATTACTTGCAAACGATGTGTTATTGTAACAGAGCTGTCCCCtgcattctaaaaaaatagatttttaaCAGATTTTCAACTTTTATTCTTTACTCGTCTTTCGCTTTGCAGTCCTCTTTTTATTCTTCAAACGAGATGAAAGATTACAAAAACATGCAGTTCTACAACTTATTGTTTGTGGATGATTGAAAGACCTCGGTATTAAATGGATGAAAAATGATTGTCTTCTGGTAAGTGTATTTAATTAAGTTTTGTTCGGCGGACCAGCATTATCACTCGagaaaaaaagctttattaAGGCTATTTAGTATCCTGAAGCCAATCGCTTCTCTACATCAGGTACAAGGGTATTTTTAATCCCTAGatttaattgttttacatACCTTACTCAATGAGCTTATTTTGTCGGTACATTTGCTGTCTCGattttaaatttcttttaacATGTACACTTCGAGTGTTTTAATCAAGCATTGTCATCTCTGACTTTCAGCTGAGGCACTGCtattactgtaagtaaagtCCATTTTCTCAGAATATACATGCACTCACTGCTGGATGAAACCTGGGTATAATAAATTTCACCTTCTGTCATCAAAATAGATGTGATTATTACAATACTCATAATCAATCACTCATATTTGTTGTATATCCAGTGCGGTCATGAATATTGGGGGTATGCCATTGTCTTTATTTACAGGCTGAAATTATATggctttcaaaattattgaaGGAAGAGGGGGTAACATGTCCAgccaccccctgctatggtgcTGTATAATTCCACTTTCTGGTAAATTTGACATTATTGCAGTATTCTAGAAAAAGGATTACCTTCTATATTTTCACATTGTTGTCTTTTTGATATGGATATGGTTGTTAGCATGATGTACACAGgcacgtacccaggattggctgtggggggatgtgcagtcataggtatatTTAAAAAGGATAAGAATTCACCCATTTTTTGTGGCCGAAGGGGGGTGAGCATACATTCTGTGCACCCTCCTGTGTACTTGCCTGATACACATGCAAGAGAAAACTCGAGTGAAGCATATGAGAATTTCTCAGTTTGCAGCACTGGTCAACACCTTAGTACCAAGTGACACATCTTGGGGCTTCTCCTGATGGAATTATTATGATCCTGTCTGGtaaaagatgatgatggtgatataaAACTCAGCTTCTTATTGTAGAGATGAGTTTTGTGATGTTGTtggaacaaaacaatattttcataatGCAATAATCTGTAAGAACATTATTGTTCTTTAGactttagaatatttttttaagaaactgCATATTACCATGACAAGCATATTTATAAAGCCAAACATCAAGGCACTTAAATTGAcatcaaatgttattaatGTTATTCCAAAAAACCTATTCAATTTGTCCATTATCAACAAAGAATTCAAGCCCTTTATTATCTGTTATTATATTAAGAAAAGAGCTGTATACTGGCCATGTTGTATATAGAGATTAGAAATTAGATATAGTTGATGAGCATCAAGAAACCATATGACTTACATATGTGTGTGTCTAAGACTTGTCTGTTGGGACAACAGACCCTGTAAGATTTGTACAGGGCACAACAAATAATGGCTGTGACTCCAGATCCAAATGCAAGTCAAAAATGAAATCCATGGGCAGTGTTGGTCTCGGCATATCCCTTTGAGGCCActcaatgatttttttttttgcatttttttatgcatCAAATCCAAGCCTCATATGCTAAATTCAGTTTACTGTGACACAAGTTTAAACAAAGTTGCATAGGGACAAGTAATATTAGCTGCAAACAGGtacatagccaggattttgggTGTTGGGGGGGGGTGTCTATTAAttaagtgtaaacaatttctCTTGGCTAAGGCTCCCTAGCTCGCAGTATTTCTCAAGTTTATCCCAATCTCAAGGGTCTTTTCTCTCAAAGGAAAAGAGTCTCCGACTTTTCTGTTCGGATAAAGTGAAGAGAACTCTTATCACAATTCACTATTCTGAGTTCCTAATCCATTGGACAAAATGTCATTACAAGTCATGTCTGTCTGGAAGGATACCTCTGTTACCGTGGAGGAAGCCCATGTTCTGTCAAAGTGAGTGTATTTCAATGTATGAGTCAATTACAAAAACGTGATCATTTCGGTAtataaaagggaaataaaCAACCTTTACTTTTTTCGACATCATGTTCAACGCCCGATATGTTTGTAGTCTCATTCTGACTGTTAGCTTTCTTACagtataaaaaatacaattcgTTGCGGGATTCAAACTCGCTGTACTGATGACATTCTACCGGCAAAAGAGAAATAAAGGGAGACTTAAACACACTATTACAAGGTTTATAGTTTTATTAATCGCGAAAAAGTAAGTTTTTCACTAACATAGTTATCTTAAACCCCCCCACATTCCTTTATAAACTATTGAAAGTAGCCTTGGGCTACGTGTGACAAAACGGGATTTTAATATTTACAGCGTAATTACACATTTCAGAATTACTTACAACACCAAAGACGACATTGGGATGATTTTCATACCTTTCAAAAACGAATTACTAGAAACTCTTGCGATTTTCGACTCCTTTTCATTTGGAGAGACGAAATTCGCAGCTTTTCACGCCATTGTTCTGTAAATTATTTCGCCTTTTCGTAAAAAATTCCGCAGAACCCTGAAGAAACCTTCCCTCTTTTGGATAGATCGATTTGTACACTCGAAAACAGCGCAAATATATGACATTTTAACAGGTGGACGGCACTTGTACGAAAAGTAGAACAACCATCTTTACGTGTCTGTTTTGACCACCACTTCAACTTTGGCATATCTAATGTGGcggatgtgacgtcatttgCAACCCAAGAATACTGTCTAGCTTGCGCGCGCGTCCACTTTATATTCGGCGATGCTTCGAAGCTCGCGCTAGAAACAAAAAGGCTCATGGGAAGTTATCGATGGATAATTCCAAACAGCCTCTGGTGGTATTTTACAatatgtgacgtcacataaGAAACTACTCAGCTTCGTTTTGTATGGGTGTGTTAATTAATAATATGTTATTAATTAGGGGAAAcgtattttttcaactttggTGAGAGCTCGAAGAGAGCTCGAGGATGATTACGTATTGTCTGATGTCATAATCAGCATTCCCCCAAACTGATCAAAACGTTCATGAAAGCGAAACGATAAACAAGTATTCATGGAGCGTACCAAGTTTTCAAAATGATAGAGTTTTTTAAGGACCACCCCGTCCTCACCGGACTAGCAGTCTGCACAGCAGGAGCCGCAGCGTTCTGCTATTGCAGAAGTAAATCGAGTGTCGAGGTACGTAGCGTCGTTTTGTGAGAAAAAGTGCGTGCAGTGGCGTGTTGGTGTCAATGTACAGCATGGTGTTTCTTTAACACTTCTATTTCCTTCGgcttattatttgttttgttgtcaTTTTCTAGAGTGATGGTCAAGGAGAAGAGACCAAAGAAGAAGTACCCGTCGCGGTACAAGACGCTGTCGAAGATGTCTCCGGTGAGTCCCGCCCTTTCggttttataattatttttagtaTATTTCCCAATTTGATAAAAGAGCTTCTTTCCCAACGTTCTAcaaaacatatttattttttatttttctaaatgcATCAAGTTTCTGAATCTTCGTTTGATCAGGATGTCTTTTATATTAGCGTGTTTTCCAGCCGATCTTTTGCGAGCGGAGAAGTCTTCACAATGTCGAGAATTGCTTGTTTATCAAGGTATGTGGCTGACTGATTAAGTCTTGACATGCCATTCTCTTCCATACAACTTTTGCCAAATTCCGATAGTACTGGGATAAATGTcatttaacaaatagatctcatttgaCGCCAGTCGAGTTGCGTGGCTGTTATTCATGACatgctgtgacgtcatctgtgcatcttTCAGAGGACAGACGCGCAAAATATgaaatctatttgttttatacaacaattaaAATGTTATCTTACATTACAATCTAGTGTAAGCGTGTGTTCGTGCTGACGCCAAGCGTGCGTATGTCTTGtaataacacatggaccctAGACCAATCAAAGCGCGATTTACTAGTGTCGTTGTACAAATTCCAGTAATGTTTCCTAACGGATGTACTATGGTTGCTATTATTGTCCTTTCTTTATTCTTAAAATCTTTATAACCACTAAGTGATGATGCTTAACAGTTTTCTCGAATCTGTAGCCCGTTCTTGGGAGCTTTTGCTGCCGAGCTACAAGCAAGTGTTCCCGGAGCTCCACCCCCGGAACCTTCTTAAGATCTTCATCAAGCCGCGACTGCTGATGCCAAGTTAGTGCAATAATGATTATACACTAAATTAATTTAAAACATTTAGCCATCGACTGATAAGGCCTTACTAAAATGATATACAGATACTTACTAAACTTATTAATAATCATTTCGCGTCAGACTAAATCAATGTTCCTTTTTCTTTGTCTCTTTAGTTGTTGTCTTTCTCGTGGCTGCTCCAAGGCAAGCAATCGTTGTCTTTGAGTGCCCCGCTCCCACCGTCGTGCTGGGGGATATCCTGTACCTGATGTCAGCGGTTACCTTCGCCGCTCTTATATGCTTTGTTATCAACTTCGTCATGAAGATGCATATCCAGTCGAAGGTCAAATCCCTTCAGGTGAGCGTTTATTAAAGTGTGAAGATTCAAGAACCACACCTCTACACCAACACGACGGGCAAAATAGCTTCTCCAGTTTTATTGTTATACttgcattcttttttttataattctcCCATTAAAGCTGTTAGATTTCGGGGAATCATTCTGGCAACTGTAATTATTGTTATGTTTGTACTTTCAGACGATTTGTATGGATATAAAA is a window from the Nematostella vectensis chromosome 9, jaNemVect1.1, whole genome shotgun sequence genome containing:
- the LOC116601880 gene encoding uncharacterized protein LOC116601880 — protein: MIEFFKDHPVLTGLAVCTAGAAAFCYCRSKSSVESDGQGEETKEEVPVAVQDAVEDVSACFPADLLRAEKSSQCRELLVYQARSWELLLPSYKQVFPELHPRNLLKIFIKPRLLMPIVVFLVAAPRQAIVVFECPAPTVVLGDILYLMSAVTFAALICFVINFVMKMHIQSKVKSLQVSVY